The Rhodococcus rhodochrous DNA window GGTCGCAACGTGAGGGTGAACGTGCGACCCCCGTCGTCGGTCGTGAACCCCGTGGCGAGTCCGTACTCGACCTCGAGCGTCGTCGGGTCGTTGGTCATCAACGTCCCGTACAACGCGTTGCCCACGATCGGGTGGTGAGCCCAGGTATTGGACAACCCTCCCGGGTCGAGGGTGCGGGGCTCGCTCAGCTGGAGTGCGACGAGTTCACCGCCCGCGACGGGATCGCCCGCCGCGGTGGTCTCACTCGCGTCTGCGGTGTCGCCACCGCCGCAACCGGACAGCAGGAGAACGCCGGCACAGGCCGACGCGAATCCCCTGGCGAGGTATCTCTTTCCGAACATGCGTCACCTTTCGAACACCGACCCGGATACGGACCGGCCCTGCAGCACACAGGTACTGCAGGGCCGAGAAAGGAAGATCAGGAGGAACGTGTTGCCGCGGCGAAGGAGGCCTGGCGGGCGGCGGCTTCCCGGACCGCTTCACTGCGGGTCATGGATGTCATCTCCCGCCACGCCTGTTGCAGTTGTTCACCCACAAGATGGGTCGGCCCGTCGGCCATATTGTCGAGCGCCTCGGCGACGACGGACGCGGGTGTCGCAAGGCCCGGAACGTCCGCGTCGAGGCTGTCGATCGCGCCGCGGGCGAAGAGGAGTCGACGTAGTGCCGGGGTGTCGGTACGGCCCACCACGAGGGACAGGACGTCGACACCGTGAGGCTTCAACTCGGCCCACAGACCTTCGGCCATCACCATGTCGAACGCCTTGGAGGCACCGTAGGCCACCATGTTCGCCCCACCGCGCAAGCCCGCGGCGGACGACATGAGGATCAGCGCACCCCTTCCTCGTTCGACCATGCCGTGGGCGAAGTGATGGCAGACGCGCATGTTCGTGATGCAGTTGCGCTGAACGAGTCCGACGGCAGTCTCGACCGGATTGTCCAGGAAAGGCCGGAAATTCGGATCTGCGCCCGCGCAGTACACGACGGTGCCGATCTCGAGATCGGCCGTACCTTCGGTGATGATCTCCATGGCGTCGGGAGCGGACAGATCGACCGCCAGGATCCTCGTCTCCACGTCGCCACGCGAACGGATCTCGGCGGCGACCTCCTCGAGCGCCTCGGGCCGGCGGGAGAGCAGGACGACGTTCAGACCGCGCGCCGCGAACGTCCGCGCGAACTCTGCGCCCACCCCCTCCGATGCCCCGAGGATCAGCGCCCACGGCCCGTATCGATCGGCGAACTCTGCAGAATCGGTCATCGAATGATCCTTCTGTCGGTCAGGCGTCCGCACCGGCACCGACTGCGGCGGGTTCGGGAAGATCACGTCCGGTCACGGACGGGAGTGGGAAATGGCAGGCCGCGTACTGGCCCGGACGGACCTCACGCATCTCGGGTTCCTCTTCGGCACAACGGTCCTGGGCCATCGGGCAGCGGGTGCGGAACCGGCAACCCGTGGGGGGCGCGAGCGGCGACGGCACGTCGCCGGCCAAGGGTGGTCCGGCGAATCCCTTCTCCGGGTCGGTCAGCGGCACCGAATCGAGCAGCGCGCGCGTGTAGGGATGCGCCGGGTCGTCGTACATCTCGATGGAGTCACCGAATTCGCAGACCTTGCCCAGGTACATGACCATGACCTTGTCGCTCACCGTGCGCA harbors:
- a CDS encoding SDR family NAD(P)-dependent oxidoreductase, translating into MTDSAEFADRYGPWALILGASEGVGAEFARTFAARGLNVVLLSRRPEALEEVAAEIRSRGDVETRILAVDLSAPDAMEIITEGTADLEIGTVVYCAGADPNFRPFLDNPVETAVGLVQRNCITNMRVCHHFAHGMVERGRGALILMSSAAGLRGGANMVAYGASKAFDMVMAEGLWAELKPHGVDVLSLVVGRTDTPALRRLLFARGAIDSLDADVPGLATPASVVAEALDNMADGPTHLVGEQLQQAWREMTSMTRSEAVREAAARQASFAAATRSS